In Patescibacteria group bacterium, the genomic stretch TTTTTGGCATATATATAGCAACTAGCGGCTAAAAGTTAACGGCTAAAACCGCTTTCCCTAGCCTATTATTTACAAAAAAACTGCGGATCTACCGCAGAAATAAGCCAAAAAATGGAGATGTTTGGCTGTTTTACCTACACGGGACTTATTGTTTGCCCGTGGTCTGCGGCAAACCCTTTTAAATAAGGGTAAAATTTAGATGTCCACAGTATAACAAATCTCTAAAATAAGTCAAGAAGTCATCCCGCTAACCAGCACTAACCATCTTCAACTTCAACTCATAATGAAAAAATCCTGCCAAAAGGCAAGATTTTTTCATATGGGCCGGGAGGGATTCGTGTCCTGGGCAGCGCTCACCGTTCCCAGGGTCGCAGTTCGCGACGCTCGTCTGCGTTCGCCCTTGGCGAACTTAACTCGCTTCTGCCCGTGCGAATCTTCCTCATCAAAAGAAAAAATTGCAAGCCAAAAGGCTGCAATTTTTTCTATGGGCCGGGAGGGATTCGCACCCCCGAAGGCAAAGCCAGCTGATTTACAGTCAGCCCCATTTGACTGCTTTGGTACCGACCCATGGAGCCGTTGCGCGGATTTGAACCGCGGACCTACTCCTTACCATGGAGTTGCTCTACCAGCTGAGCTACAACGGCTTATTTTTTATCTTCAAAAGATAAAGGCTTTCCTAAATCGCGTATCTTTTTAGCAAATTCTTTAATTTTATTATTTTCTGGATTTACTTTCTTCAGATGAGCCAATGTATCTTTAGCCTCATCCTTATCGCCCACAATTATACAGATATCTATCAAAGAGTCAAGATATCTGGGATTATTTGGCTCTAGACCAACCGCCTTTTCCAAACTATCTTTAGCTGAACTATAGTCACGGGATTCCTTATAAACGTTGGCTAAATCGAAATAACGAACCGCCGCCTGTGAGTCTAACTCTAAAGACTTTAAATAATAACCTCTAGCTTTTTCCAAGTCTCCTTGAGCGATGGCGATATTGCCCAAACGCGAATAAGCATCAAAGTTATCAGCGTTCATTTTGATAATATATTCAAATGTTTCTTGAGCCTGATCAAGTTTTCCTTTTTCCCAATACAAATCACCCAAACCCTGATAAGCTTCAATGTTTTTGTGGTCCAAAGAAATCGCGTCAATGAATTTTCGTTCAGCTGCCTCGAAC encodes the following:
- a CDS encoding tetratricopeptide repeat protein, which encodes MIIANIIALAVIVICLLVVIIIIVKKFPALSNIDVNASSSGQDSLVKKRIVREKLRRNLVESSRKMAKKMKPTLEKIFGSFKTTYQNVLDLEKRYRAKVSAHTPQEKEKIIQQAGDLVSEGRKLTEEEEFEAAERKFIDAISLDHKNIEAYQGLGDLYWEKGKLDQAQETFEYIIKMNADNFDAYSRLGNIAIAQGDLEKARGYYLKSLELDSQAAVRYFDLANVYKESRDYSSAKDSLEKAVGLEPNNPRYLDSLIDICIIVGDKDEAKDTLAHLKKVNPENNKIKEFAKKIRDLGKPLSFEDKK